From the genome of Sphingobacterium kitahiroshimense, one region includes:
- a CDS encoding dihydrodipicolinate synthase family protein, protein MAELNWKGVYPAVLTPFKENGEIDFDMFAKNTEAQIKAGVHGIIIAGSLGDAAVLDTDEKFELLTYAIQVIAGRVPIILNIAENTTKHAVNFAVKAKELGADGLMLLPPMRYRADDREVVAYFKAVANATDLPILIYNNPVDYSVFVSTAMFDELKDCPTIVAVKESTRDLTNITRMKNKFGERFKVLGGVDTISLESIVVGADGWVFGLVDAFPNETVAMYNYALNGEYDKALEIYRWFMPLLELDIHPKLIQYIKLAATAEGISTPHLRAPRLPLVGEEAERINKVIADGIANRPQLN, encoded by the coding sequence ATGGCTGAATTAAATTGGAAGGGTGTATACCCAGCAGTATTGACCCCCTTTAAAGAGAATGGTGAAATTGACTTTGATATGTTTGCTAAGAATACCGAAGCACAGATTAAAGCAGGGGTGCATGGTATTATCATTGCAGGATCATTGGGTGATGCAGCAGTTCTGGATACGGATGAAAAATTTGAATTATTGACTTACGCAATTCAGGTTATCGCCGGCCGGGTACCGATTATATTAAACATTGCAGAAAATACAACTAAACATGCTGTTAATTTTGCTGTTAAAGCAAAAGAATTAGGCGCAGACGGTTTAATGTTATTGCCTCCGATGCGCTATAGGGCTGATGACCGTGAAGTGGTCGCATATTTTAAAGCAGTAGCGAATGCAACAGATTTGCCAATATTAATTTATAATAACCCGGTTGATTATTCGGTGTTTGTATCAACTGCTATGTTTGATGAATTGAAAGATTGTCCAACGATCGTTGCGGTAAAAGAATCCACCCGAGATTTGACAAATATAACCCGGATGAAAAATAAATTTGGTGAACGCTTTAAGGTATTAGGTGGTGTAGATACAATCTCTTTGGAATCAATAGTAGTGGGTGCTGATGGATGGGTTTTTGGTTTAGTTGATGCTTTTCCGAATGAAACTGTTGCGATGTATAATTATGCTTTAAATGGTGAATACGATAAGGCATTAGAAATCTATCGTTGGTTTATGCCTCTATTGGAGCTGGATATCCACCCTAAGCTTATTCAATATATTAAGCTTGCCGCAACAGCCGAAGGAATAAGTACGCCACATCTTCGTGCACCTAGACTTCCGTTGGTGGGTGAAGAAGCGGAAAGAATTAATAAAGTTATTGCTGATGGTATTGCTAATCGCCCTCAGTTAAATTAG
- a CDS encoding DUF5695 domain-containing protein, with translation MNLKKSCYLLFTIFYIQYSLPALSQQDEHPVWKATKSQPATLGIDQGAKSFNLNQLKIKVLNTSQTLSAFQQTNGDLAFDYTPIEMLHKRDRNNFFHIGDINISLKRQGETQWSSYSSAKDRKKVIEITPSKTILAAADITSTLGDIPLKIVRSWENVNGDLILKFQITNPTDQAIEIGALGIPLPFNNNMDWKNLNQAHAQNVFFDPYIGKDAGYMQVNHLHGNGPSLLVLPYANAGFEAYNPLNTDPTPKSITFEGFHEWMIHSKALAETEWKGVEQWNTPTSTLLKPNESKTFALKFVLAPSIKEIENTLLKNNRPVAIGAPGYVVPLDNPVKLFIKHNKAIKNISVYPEGSLSIIKQKDTPQKWHQYEVKGQQWGRARLTITYQDGIEQTIQYKVIKSEKDVVNDLGNFLTTTQWYENDKDLFGRSPSVISYDYEDKKLVTQEQRAWYAGLSDEAGAASWLAAIMKQVLQPNTTEIAKLKRFVNETMYGRIQHKDGDQKYGVVKSLFYYEPDSMPAGTYQTDINWKTWSAWPKKEADNIGRSYNYPHVAAAHWVMYRLARDYRNLVQEESWDIYLDRAFQTSMAMIEKAPYYAQFGQMEGSIFLLILHDLRREGLTDAANKLEAVMRKRAEHWKTLDYPFGSEMPWDSTGQEEVYLWSRYFGFDDKTQVTLNAILAYMPTVPHWGYNGSARRYWDFVYGGKLSRIERQLHHYGSALNAIPVLTEYRDHPDDFYLLRVGHAGMMGALANVTADGFGPAAFHSYPSTLANDGISGDYGTGFYGYAVNSGTYIIEHPEFGWLAFSGNLKADKNNIEVAIKTASKGRVFLAKENLWLTSDAGEIETFTYNQKDKTVLLNFNTSQSAIVPNILLNINPESGYEIEGFNKDKYNRYEIPANTNTVKLVKTK, from the coding sequence ATGAATTTAAAGAAAAGTTGTTATCTCCTATTTACAATATTTTACATCCAATATAGCCTTCCAGCATTAAGTCAACAGGATGAACATCCCGTATGGAAGGCAACAAAAAGTCAACCTGCTACTTTAGGCATAGACCAAGGAGCCAAAAGTTTTAATCTAAATCAGTTGAAAATTAAAGTGCTTAATACGTCACAAACTTTATCGGCTTTTCAACAGACCAATGGCGATCTTGCTTTTGATTATACGCCTATTGAAATGCTCCATAAACGTGACCGTAATAACTTTTTCCATATCGGCGATATCAACATCAGTCTTAAACGACAAGGAGAGACACAGTGGTCAAGTTATTCTTCGGCCAAAGACCGCAAGAAAGTAATCGAAATAACGCCTTCAAAAACAATTCTAGCTGCTGCTGACATTACCTCAACATTAGGAGACATTCCATTAAAAATTGTGCGAAGCTGGGAAAATGTAAACGGCGATCTGATCTTAAAGTTTCAAATCACTAATCCTACCGATCAAGCTATTGAAATCGGAGCTTTGGGCATACCGCTACCCTTCAATAACAATATGGATTGGAAAAATCTGAATCAGGCGCATGCACAAAATGTGTTTTTCGACCCCTACATTGGAAAAGATGCAGGTTATATGCAAGTGAACCATTTACATGGAAATGGCCCTAGCCTATTGGTTCTACCATATGCCAATGCAGGATTTGAGGCATACAACCCCTTAAACACTGATCCTACACCAAAAAGTATTACTTTCGAAGGTTTCCATGAATGGATGATCCATAGCAAAGCACTAGCTGAAACAGAATGGAAAGGAGTAGAACAATGGAATACACCAACTTCGACCCTATTAAAACCAAATGAGTCTAAAACATTTGCACTCAAGTTTGTCCTGGCACCAAGTATTAAAGAAATTGAAAATACGCTCCTAAAAAATAATAGACCCGTGGCAATTGGAGCTCCTGGATATGTCGTTCCATTAGATAATCCTGTCAAGTTGTTTATCAAACATAACAAGGCCATTAAAAACATTTCTGTCTATCCAGAGGGTTCTTTAAGTATTATTAAGCAAAAAGATACACCACAAAAATGGCATCAATATGAGGTCAAAGGTCAACAATGGGGTCGTGCACGATTGACTATTACCTACCAGGATGGTATCGAACAAACCATCCAATATAAAGTGATTAAGTCAGAAAAAGATGTGGTGAATGATCTTGGAAATTTCTTAACGACCACACAGTGGTATGAAAATGATAAAGACCTTTTTGGAAGATCTCCATCTGTTATCAGCTACGATTATGAAGATAAGAAATTAGTCACCCAAGAACAGCGCGCTTGGTATGCCGGCTTAAGTGATGAAGCCGGAGCAGCTAGTTGGCTAGCCGCAATCATGAAACAGGTCTTACAGCCTAATACCACAGAGATCGCAAAGTTAAAACGCTTTGTCAATGAAACCATGTATGGTCGAATCCAACATAAGGACGGTGATCAAAAATATGGTGTCGTCAAAAGTTTATTTTATTACGAACCTGATTCAATGCCAGCAGGCACTTACCAAACAGATATTAATTGGAAGACTTGGTCGGCATGGCCTAAAAAAGAAGCTGATAATATTGGGCGTTCTTACAATTACCCCCATGTTGCTGCTGCACATTGGGTCATGTACAGATTAGCCCGCGATTATCGTAATCTCGTACAGGAAGAGAGCTGGGATATCTATCTAGATCGAGCTTTTCAAACCAGCATGGCGATGATTGAAAAAGCACCTTATTATGCGCAGTTCGGCCAGATGGAAGGCAGTATATTTCTACTTATCCTCCATGATTTACGTCGCGAGGGATTAACAGATGCGGCCAATAAATTGGAAGCTGTGATGCGTAAAAGAGCCGAACATTGGAAAACCCTTGATTATCCATTTGGAAGTGAGATGCCTTGGGACTCTACAGGACAAGAAGAAGTATATTTATGGTCTCGATACTTTGGTTTTGACGATAAAACTCAAGTTACCTTAAATGCCATTCTCGCGTATATGCCTACAGTACCACATTGGGGATACAATGGTAGTGCCCGTCGTTATTGGGATTTTGTATATGGGGGAAAACTATCCCGGATCGAGCGTCAACTTCATCATTATGGTTCCGCTTTAAATGCTATCCCTGTATTAACAGAATACCGAGATCACCCTGATGATTTCTACCTGCTTCGTGTAGGCCATGCAGGTATGATGGGGGCATTAGCCAATGTAACTGCAGATGGTTTTGGTCCTGCAGCATTCCATTCTTACCCCTCTACCTTAGCTAACGATGGTATATCGGGCGATTACGGTACTGGGTTTTATGGCTATGCCGTAAATTCAGGCACCTACATCATAGAACATCCAGAATTTGGTTGGCTGGCATTTAGTGGTAATCTGAAAGCCGATAAAAATAACATCGAAGTAGCAATAAAAACAGCTTCCAAAGGTCGTGTTTTTCTAGCCAAAGAAAATTTATGGTTAACATCCGATGCCGGAGAAATTGAAACCTTCACCTACAATCAAAAAGATAAAACTGTATTGTTAAACTTTAATACAAGTCAATCCGCGATAGTACCAAATATTTTGCTTAATATCAATCCGGAAAGTGGCTATGAAATTGAAGGGTTTAACAAGGATAAATACAACCGTTACGAAATACCCGCAAATACGAATACCGTGAAACTTGTGAAAACAAAGTAA
- a CDS encoding AraC family transcriptional regulator: MKPIQFMKPVQYRVPVPKDRTVFIQEDFLDKFYPHMHCHEEYQLIWIKEGAGQLLVDDNVHYFEKNDIFLLGSNQAHVFKNDLMYGCVQSISIFFSLKGALSKILNVPELSMLLDFIDKNGRGFKVPELYLPQVSRRIEALKNSDSLGQLVSFFYLLKSLNKLSFKLKPLSGMISHGFGEVGSFRITTLCNFLENNYKENIGLNEMAEKANLTPQAFCRYFKKSTGKTFVSYLNELRVREACRLLGGKDYDCISIVAYDSGFNSITNFNRVFRSILGISPKMYVANYKNLLYE, from the coding sequence ATGAAACCAATTCAATTTATGAAACCCGTTCAATATCGGGTTCCCGTTCCAAAAGATAGAACCGTTTTTATTCAAGAAGATTTTTTGGATAAGTTTTATCCTCATATGCATTGTCATGAGGAATATCAGTTAATCTGGATCAAAGAGGGAGCTGGACAATTATTAGTAGATGATAATGTACATTATTTTGAAAAGAATGATATTTTTCTTTTAGGATCTAACCAAGCTCATGTTTTTAAAAATGATTTAATGTACGGTTGTGTTCAGTCCATTTCTATTTTCTTTAGTTTAAAAGGTGCTTTGTCAAAGATTTTGAATGTTCCAGAATTAAGTATGCTACTTGATTTTATTGACAAAAACGGTCGTGGTTTTAAAGTTCCTGAATTATACTTACCACAAGTGAGCCGGAGAATAGAAGCACTTAAGAATTCGGATAGTTTGGGACAGCTTGTAAGTTTTTTTTATTTGTTGAAGTCTTTGAATAAACTGTCATTTAAGCTTAAACCCCTTTCTGGAATGATATCTCATGGCTTTGGGGAAGTTGGATCTTTTAGGATTACCACCTTATGTAATTTTCTTGAAAATAATTATAAGGAGAATATTGGTTTAAATGAGATGGCGGAAAAGGCTAATCTTACACCACAGGCCTTTTGTCGCTATTTTAAGAAAAGCACTGGTAAAACTTTTGTTTCGTATTTGAATGAATTACGAGTGAGAGAAGCTTGTCGGTTATTGGGAGGAAAGGACTATGACTGCATTTCGATTGTTGCTTATGATTCGGGATTTAATAGTATTACAAATTTTAATCGCGTTTTTAGAAGTATTCTAGGAATCTCACCCAAGATGTATGTTGCTAATTATAAAAATTTACTTTACGAATAG
- a CDS encoding aldehyde dehydrogenase (NADP(+)), producing the protein MNQSQVYLDERIRIAAEAFQFLKSTTIAQRAAFMHAVATEIEGLGPELLETAHAETALPLPRLTGEKARTVGQWRSYANAVAMGIYTEARIDLANTETGKSDIRKFNLGIGPVVVFGASNFPFAFSTAGGDTASAIGAGCPVIVKGHSGHSQTSTIMADAIATVIKEFGWPEGVFSHILGAHIEGTDTKIGAYLTAHPLVKAVGFTGSYWGGKALFDIANQREEPIPVFAEMGSINPVFAFTHLLTDRAEDLAKEYAASLTLGVGQFCTNPGVFIAVKGDALERFKKALASAIATIAPGTMLNAGIYEHFEKNKITLSSQHAVAVIAESSVESTRGQGRPRIIRTSASNFLKNQVLSEEVFGPFAVLVEAENDDEVLAIAQQLKGQLTITIAGTKEDVQEHLDVFNVVKDKAGRILFNGMPTGVEVVYAMQHGGPFPSCTDPRFTSVGPDAVKRFVRPLSFQNWPDEFLPEELKNENPLGIARIVDGAVVTTTSI; encoded by the coding sequence ATGAATCAATCACAAGTTTATTTGGATGAGCGTATTCGCATAGCGGCAGAAGCATTTCAATTTTTGAAATCTACGACGATTGCGCAGCGTGCCGCATTTATGCATGCTGTTGCAACTGAAATTGAAGGGTTAGGCCCGGAACTTTTGGAGACTGCTCATGCAGAAACAGCATTGCCTTTGCCTCGTCTTACAGGCGAAAAGGCACGAACAGTAGGGCAATGGCGCAGTTATGCCAATGCGGTGGCAATGGGTATTTATACAGAAGCCCGCATCGATTTAGCAAATACTGAAACAGGTAAAAGTGATATCCGGAAATTCAATTTGGGCATAGGACCAGTTGTTGTATTCGGGGCCAGTAATTTTCCATTTGCTTTTTCTACGGCAGGAGGTGATACGGCGAGTGCTATTGGCGCAGGCTGTCCAGTGATTGTGAAAGGCCATTCGGGACATTCTCAAACATCGACCATTATGGCCGATGCGATAGCGACTGTTATTAAAGAATTTGGGTGGCCGGAAGGAGTGTTTAGCCATATTCTTGGTGCCCATATTGAAGGTACAGATACCAAGATAGGTGCCTATCTGACGGCTCATCCTCTTGTGAAAGCGGTTGGCTTTACGGGGTCGTATTGGGGTGGGAAAGCCCTATTTGATATCGCTAACCAAAGGGAAGAACCGATACCGGTATTTGCCGAGATGGGAAGTATCAATCCGGTATTTGCCTTTACCCATCTCCTAACGGATAGAGCGGAAGATCTCGCGAAAGAATATGCCGCTTCGCTGACTTTGGGTGTGGGCCAGTTCTGTACCAATCCTGGGGTATTTATAGCTGTAAAAGGTGATGCTCTAGAACGGTTTAAAAAAGCGTTGGCATCGGCAATAGCTACTATTGCTCCGGGCACAATGCTCAATGCGGGTATTTATGAACATTTTGAAAAAAATAAAATAACATTAAGCAGCCAACATGCGGTAGCTGTAATCGCCGAATCGAGTGTTGAATCCACTCGAGGTCAAGGTCGTCCCAGGATCATTAGAACTTCAGCAAGCAATTTCTTAAAAAATCAGGTATTAAGTGAAGAAGTATTTGGTCCTTTTGCTGTATTGGTAGAAGCCGAAAATGATGATGAAGTACTGGCTATAGCGCAGCAGCTCAAGGGACAATTGACGATTACAATTGCAGGGACTAAGGAGGATGTGCAAGAACATCTAGATGTTTTTAATGTGGTGAAAGATAAAGCAGGGCGTATCTTATTTAACGGAATGCCAACTGGAGTAGAAGTGGTCTATGCGATGCAGCATGGAGGTCCTTTTCCTTCCTGTACCGACCCAAGATTTACCTCTGTAGGACCGGATGCGGTGAAGCGTTTTGTACGCCCTTTATCTTTTCAGAACTGGCCAGATGAATTCTTGCCAGAAGAGTTGAAAAATGAAAATCCATTAGGTATTGCGCGGATCGTAGATGGTGCTGTGGTTACAACAACAAGTATTTAG
- a CDS encoding 4-hydroxyproline epimerase: MKKTFFCIDSHTCGCPVRLVAGGGPVLHGNSMMERRLHFMEEYDWIRKGLMFEPRGHDMMSGSILYPPTDPNNDTGVLYIETSGCLPMCGHGTIGTVTIAIEEGLVIPKVPGKLRLETPAGLILIDYVQEGPKVKTVKLTNVKSFLYKEGLNVICPDLGEIIVDVAYGGNFYAIVDPQKNFRDISDFSASQLIHYGKIIRHLLNEQTDFVHPENENIYGLSHIQWTGKPTKENSTGRNAVLVGENALDRSPCGTGTSARMAQWYAKGKLKKGEEFVHESYIGSQFVGRIEEETTISGQTAIIPSVEGWARITGYSQIIIDDEDPYKEGFQVM; this comes from the coding sequence ATGAAGAAAACGTTTTTTTGTATTGACTCCCACACCTGTGGTTGTCCAGTTAGGTTGGTAGCAGGAGGAGGGCCGGTGTTGCATGGAAATTCGATGATGGAACGTCGGCTACATTTTATGGAAGAATATGACTGGATTCGTAAAGGATTGATGTTTGAACCCCGTGGTCATGATATGATGAGCGGAAGTATTCTGTATCCGCCAACAGATCCAAATAATGATACCGGTGTACTTTATATTGAAACAAGCGGCTGTCTTCCGATGTGTGGACATGGTACTATTGGTACTGTGACTATTGCGATTGAAGAGGGATTGGTCATCCCTAAAGTACCGGGTAAGCTGCGTCTAGAGACACCAGCAGGTTTAATCCTGATCGATTATGTACAAGAAGGACCAAAGGTAAAAACGGTTAAGCTGACCAATGTTAAGTCTTTTCTCTATAAAGAAGGACTTAACGTGATATGCCCAGATTTGGGTGAAATTATTGTTGATGTAGCCTATGGTGGGAATTTTTACGCCATTGTTGATCCGCAGAAAAATTTTAGAGATATAAGCGATTTTTCAGCGAGTCAGCTCATTCATTATGGGAAAATTATTCGCCATTTACTTAATGAGCAGACAGATTTTGTTCATCCTGAAAATGAAAATATTTATGGTCTGAGCCATATCCAATGGACTGGGAAACCAACCAAAGAAAATTCTACAGGAAGAAATGCTGTGTTGGTAGGTGAGAATGCATTGGATAGATCTCCCTGTGGTACGGGAACTTCTGCTCGCATGGCACAATGGTATGCTAAAGGGAAGTTGAAAAAAGGAGAAGAGTTTGTTCATGAGAGTTATATCGGTTCGCAATTTGTCGGTCGTATCGAAGAAGAAACAACTATATCGGGGCAGACTGCCATCATTCCCTCTGTAGAAGGCTGGGCAAGAATTACGGGGTATAGTCAAATCATTATTGATGATGAAGACCCCTATAAAGAAGGATTTCAGGTTATGTAA